Proteins encoded together in one Bactrocera neohumeralis isolate Rockhampton chromosome 4, APGP_CSIRO_Bneo_wtdbg2-racon-allhic-juicebox.fasta_v2, whole genome shotgun sequence window:
- the LOC126755601 gene encoding uncharacterized protein LOC126755601, with translation MIMIQMELEPGFRKADLNNIPTVRSETIFGFVTRIATSGGSVKNQSTGSNSTDVDLLIDYVQVRKAGDIFDVRAVVFPAASGGSHESHVRVSLKVDEKKDEISETKCGICAKKESCPHILAFIFWLHRKSTDTESTAILDFWGKETEALIEEERGETLRIRDIFACDELRLEADLEAAAVSESEGQAFFEAVLDEMENLGLKDSALYRHCRSVLEEFEPVFIHHTMLDASNNGVKSCRTFGLHMEEQAKHGLFERLSEVSKTSYKTRLWLETQYMRLRCSLIHRIASRKDSLDDENILELLFCKEREFNAEERQQLKQHKRFILKQTEKLENKTYTECGLLLNESYPYICASPDGITDDHIVEIKAPKTDDEFEKYLEGRETIAPKYMAQIQIQMYMANVTKALYCVLSPTFDTNGALHYVWVQADMEFVASLLGAAEDFWKDVVFPRLNKIYLGGP, from the exons atgattATGATTCAAATGGAATTGGAACCAGGATTTCGCAAAGCAGACCTTAACAATATACCAACGGTGCGCAGCGAAACAATATTCGGGTTCGTCACTAGAATTGCCACCAGCGGTGGTAGCGTGAAGAACCAATCAACCGGCAG TAATAGCACAGATGTGGATTTACTCATAGACTATGTACAAGTGAGAAAAGCCGGAGATATTTTTGATGTGCGTGCCGTTGTCTTTCCGGCAGCAAGTGGTGGAAGCCATGAGTCGCATGTACGCGTTTCATTAAAAGTAGATGAGAAAAAGGACGAAATTTCAGAGACAAAATGCGGTATCTGCGCAAAAAAAG AATCTTGTCCACATATACTAGCTTTTATTTTCTGGCTGCATCGCAAGAGTACAGATACCGAATCTACGGCAATACTGGATTTTTGGGGTAAAGAAACGGAAGCATTAATCGAGGAGGAACGTGGCGAGACATTGCGCATTCGTGACATATTCGCCTGTGACGAATTACGTCTTGAAGCTGATTTGGAAGCAGCTGCAGTAAGTGAAAGCGAAGGGCAAGCTTTCTTCGAGGCTGTGCTTGATGAGATGGAAAATTTAGGCTTAAAAGACTCAGCTCTGTACCGTCATTGTAGATCGGTTTTGGAAGAGTTCGAGCCGGTGTTCATACATCATACAATGTTGGATGCATCAAACAATGGTGTAAAGAGTTGCCGTACATTCGGCCTGCACATGGAGGAACAAGCCAAACATGGGCTCTTCGAACGACTTTCAGAGGTCTCAAAAACTAGTTATAAGACACGGCTTTGGCTAGAAACGCAATATATGCGATTACGTTGTTCTCTCATACATCGCATCGCATCGAGAAAAGATTCCCTAgatgatgaaaatattttggaactgCTTTTCTGTAAAGAACGCGAATTCAATGCCGAGGAACGACAACAACTGAAGCAACATAAacgttttatattaaaacaaacagaaaaactAGAAAACAAGACTTACACTGAATGTGGTTTGCTGCTTAATGAAAGCTATCCATATATTTGCGCATCGCCTGATGGAATTACCGACGACCACATTGTGGAAATAAAAGCACCAAAAACTGACgatgaatttgaaaaatacttaGAGGGACGTGAAACAATTGCGCCCAAATATATGGCCCAGATACAGATTCAAATGTATATGGCAAACGTGACTAAAGCATTGTATTGTGTACTAAGTCCCACCTTTGACACTAACGGTGCCTTGCATTATGTCTGGGTACAAGCCGATATGGAATTTGTTGCGAGCTTACTCGGAGCTGCTGAGGATTTCTGGAAAGATGTGGTATTTCCTCGACTCAACAAAATCTATCTTGGTGGCCCATAA